The sequence below is a genomic window from Saccopteryx leptura isolate mSacLep1 chromosome 3, mSacLep1_pri_phased_curated, whole genome shotgun sequence.
ctagttcctggCCATTTTCTATCCAGGATGTGGTACAGCCTATTACCCTTCGAGTCCAGAGACCCCTAGTCTCTGTGGTGAGTGTATGCTGGACAGGGAATCTTTGGGGCTTGGGCAGAGGTTTCCCACTCCTGGCCCTGGCTTGGATCTCACTTCTGCCTTCCTCTCAGACAGTGTCAGATGCCTCCTGGGTCTCAGAACTGCTGTGGTCACTTTTCGTCCCCTTCACGGTGTATCAAGTAAGGTATTAACTGGCCTCAGTTTTTGGTGCTGGGAAAGGCTCATCTCGAGGTCAAGAAAGTAGTTGGCTCTGCCCTGTTCATTTGCAGATCTTTTAATATCAAGGTTCCacagaagtaaaacaaaatatttactttctttacTCTCACCACCACTGTCCCATGAAAAGAGGTATCAAAGTACGGAAATAGTGACAGCTTCTATCTCTGGTGCCCCCAACACAGCTCTGCATTGTTTTTTGCAGGTGGCTCCGTCCTGTTCCTcgccagctgggggaggggaatgagGAGTTTGCCCTCCGTGTACAGCAGGTGGTAGGGTACACAggcagggtggaggtggggtcTTTCCTTTggtggaaggaaaggaaggcttgAGACCTTGACACTCCCAGCCTCCCAATTCTCCCTAGCTGGTGGCCAAAGAATTGGGCCAGACGGGGACACGACTCACTCCAGCAGACAAAGCAGAGCACATAAAGCGACAAAGGCATCCCAGATTGCGTCCCCAGTCAGGTGTGTAGTCTCTGTATAcaaagttttgggggtttttttccagCCTATTGTGATTTCCTCCCTGTTCCTATGCTAGTCagcttttccttcctcctcattCTCCACTCACCATATttcggattttttttttcagcccagtcttctttccctccctcccctggcccTTCTCCTGATGTGCAGCTGGCAACTCTGGCTCAGAGAGTCAAGGAAGTTTTACCCCATGTGCCACTGGGCGTCATCCAGAGAGACCTGGGTATGGGAAAGGGTAGCCTCACATAGGAagacaggcacagagaggaaAAGTGGGTGGTGAGGGGAAAGGTGAGGAGGGAGACAGatcccttcccctcttttcccctctcaccaGCCAGGACTGGATGTGTAGACTTGACCATCACCAATCTACTTGAGGGAGCTGTAGCTTTCATACCTGAAGACATCACTGAGGGGACCCAGTCCCTTCCCACAGTCTCTGCTCCCAAGGTGAGAACCAGCAAATGGTCAAATCCAAGACTAGGGGTGGGATAGGACAGTCTACATACTCCCTATCCCTAATGTCTCTTTTTTGATCCTGAGACCCTAGCACAATGCCTCTCTTGCAAAGTAGGCATTCGATGCGTGTTTAATGATGATGACTTCGCAAGTCCTCTGACATTGTGATCACCTCAGTTTCTCAGCTCTGGCCCGGTGACCCCTCAGCCCACAGCCCTAACATTTGCCAAGTCCTCCTGGGCCCGACAGGAAAGTCTACAGGAGCGCAAGGAGGCACTGTATGAATATGCAAGAAGGTGAGGGACTTAGAGGACAATGGGTAGGAAGGGGCAGGTTGAAGAAGGGAGCTAATTATGGAGCTAATATGGCAAAGTCCACACAATGTCTTCTCCCTATGTCCTACAGGAGATTCACAGAAAGACAGGCCCAGGAGGCTGACTGAGCACAGGATGGCATCCAGAGCCCAGGACAGAGAATGAGGGCAGCCCTCACCCAACTCACAACAGGCTGGATGGGTGGGGCATTGGGGCTTCCCCCAATATCACATTAAATTCAGGGTTTTCACTCAAGGTCTCTGTTGCCTCTCTGGTTCTAAAAAGCCCCCTGGGTAGGTTCCTTTTCCCTCACTTGGGGGGAATGGGGATTAGTTTCCCTTGTAGGTTTGTGGGAGATAGTCGGAATGGAACTATCTGAAATCACCTTGTGTCAGAGATGAGTGATATGAACTGTAACTGAACTGAAAACCCAATAACTGGACATAACTGGGGTGTTCAGCCCAGGTTTATGAAGAAAGCTGCAAAACTACAAGTCCCAGGATGCATGTTGTCTGTAGAGTTCATACATGCTCAGTGTGGTAGCTGGAGTCTGTTTTCCATAGGCTCCTAACTGGGTTAAATAAGGTGGAGCAAATGGCTCCACCCCAAAAGCAGTCTAGAATTGTATTTGAGCCAAGCCCCAGGGTGGAGCCGGAACTTACCTTTGTACTTCATGCCGGTCAAGGTTGGTGGTAACTGGCTGCTGGTTCTGGAACTGGCTGCCATCCTGACACGTCTCAGCTGCAAGCAGGTTTGAATTTAGGATCCTTGTGGCCCTACTCCCTGGCTCTTGTCCCTCTCTTATTCTTTATCCTTTTCCCTTGGAGTTCTTCTCATACAGTCTCACATAATTCCTACTGCCCCTGAGACCCCTGTGTTAGTCAAAGGATTTTTACTACCTGACTGTAGGGTAGTAATCCAGTTTTGATAGTCTCTCAGAGATTCAAGTCTCCACTGTTTCCTGGCAGACAAGAAATGTGGGGAAGAATGGACCCCAGTACAGTATCAGATGAGGGTACAGGTTAGGGGTCAGGGCTGAGGTGGGAGGATGGTATGAGGCCTTAATGACTGCCCTGCCTTCTGTAGGTCCTGTCAGTGAGCCACCATGGCCTCTCAGCATCTTGGGCCTGCAGAAGAGCCTGGCCTGAACCCTGGGGAGTCTGAACTGGCTGTGAACCCTTTTGATGGGCTCCCCTTCTCTTCCCGCTACTACGAACTGCTTGAGCAGCGCAgagctttgcccatctgggcttcTCGCTTTATCTTCTTGGAGCAATTGGAGAGTAGCCCCAGTGGAGTGGTGCTGGTGTCTGGAGAGCCTGGCTCTGGCAAGAGCACCCaggttggggggtggggattCTGGGAGTGGACCAATGGAGGGGCTAGGGAACTGGCTCTTCCCTCAGCTAGGGGGATTGGGCTCCCAGTGGTTATAGGGCAGGTAGGCAAAGGGAGTCGAGTTAGACTGGCCCCATGGTGGTGAAGGACCAGGGTTCTCCCCCCAGATAAGGAGAAATTAAACTGGCCATAGCCCTCCTAACACTTCTGACTGAAATCTTGTGTTTTGCTGACTGGTTCCCCTATCCCAGATCCCTCAGTGGTGTGCAGAGTTTGCGCTGGCCAGGGGCTTCCAGAGGAGCCGGGTAACTGTCACTCAGCCCCACCCTCTGGCAGCCCTGAGCCTGGCCCTGCAGGTTGCTGATGAGATGGACCTGACCCTGGGTCATGAAGTTGGATACAGCATCCCACAGGAGGACTGCACTGGGCCCCACACCCTGCTCAGGTGAGGCCTCTGCAGGTCTGATTCAAATCGAATTCACTCAACAGAAACATACACAGTCCTCTGACATCTCACCATACCCTCTCAGCCCAGCTCACCTTTGAAATCATTCATTATTCAATGCTAAATTAAGCTCTTTAGCCCCAGCCTGGACCTCAAACATCCCTCCTCACAAAAGTCTCACTTTCCCAGCTGGAGTACAACTTCTGAACAAAGTGTCATCAGTCAATGAGATTGTGGGTCCCTGTGAAGGGTCCTTAGGCTCAGGAATTCAGTCACGgtctttttctgacttttaaCTATCAAAATCTAGAACCCCTGGGAGAAGCTCTCCTGGGTTTCTGGAGCTAGTCAGTGTCCACCCTGACTCTTCTGCCCACTGTCAATGTCAACAGGTTTTGCTGGGACAGGCTGCTTCTTCAGGAGGTGGCCTCGACCCGGGGCACTGGAGCCTGGGATGTGCTGGTGCTGGATGAGGTTCAGGAGCGGTCAGTGGCTTCAGATTTGCTACAGGGATTGCTGCGAGGTGCCAGGCTGGGAAACCTTCCAGGTGACCCCAGAGTGGTCGTGGTTGCTGACCTAGCCCTTGAACCCAAGCTCCAAGCCTTCTGGGGCAATCCTCCTAGTGTGCATATTCCCAGAGGACCTGGCAAGTGTCCCACTCCCATCTACAGGGACATTGTCCCTACTGATCGAGTGGAAGCTGCCTGCCAAGCTGTGCTTGAATTGTGTCGAAAGGATGTTCCAGGAGACGTGCTAGTATACCTGCCCAGTGAGGAGGTGAAAAAAACAGCCACCTTCCTGTCCTGGGGGGAGTGGGAGCACTGCTTGTTAGGAGCACTGGAATTGTATTCACCCTCTATTGGGGTCTTAAGGAAAAAGTCAAGGATTTCAGGACAAAGAGgtctatctttttttattctgtctAGTGCAGAGATCTGTAGTTCAGTGAATTCCTGAAATTATAACACCCCCAACTTTTATGAGTATGTGAATTTTTTCAGAGTGAAGGATCATAGCTTTCATCAGTTTTCAAAGGGGT
It includes:
- the AUP1 gene encoding lipid droplet-regulating VLDL assembly factor AUP1, producing MEPPPAPGPERLFDSHRLPGDGFLLLALLLYAPVGFCLLVLRLFLGIHVFLVSCALPDSVLRRFVVRIMCAVLGLVARQEDSRLRDHSVRVLISNHVTPFDHNIVNLLTSCSTPLLNSPPSFVCWSRGFMEMDGRGELVESLKRFCASTRLPPTPLLLFPEEEATNGRAGLLRFSSWPFSIQDVVQPITLRVQRPLVSVTVSDASWVSELLWSLFVPFTVYQVRWLRPVPRQLGEGNEEFALRVQQLVAKELGQTGTRLTPADKAEHIKRQRHPRLRPQSAQSSFPPSPGPSPDVQLATLAQRVKEVLPHVPLGVIQRDLARTGCVDLTITNLLEGAVAFIPEDITEGTQSLPTVSAPKFLSSGPVTPQPTALTFAKSSWARQESLQERKEALYEYARRRFTERQAQEAD